The proteins below are encoded in one region of Desulfonatronum thioautotrophicum:
- a CDS encoding complex I subunit 5 family protein, whose amino-acid sequence MTMGFWLPLIVLCSSLFTGLIIFLLPEDRSGLRTLLNMTGATVKVIGVFAMAWGVLAQGVDYEVRFAMGLGFDFLLKVDLLSLAFVSLSSNLWFLTTLYAVGYLEGSPNRSRFFGFFSLCVTASTGVALAGNLITFFIFYEFLTLVTYPLVVHQGTPQALAAGRTYLWYAMSAGAVLFLGVVGLQTLAGPFDFISGGVLAAMDQIGTWEARVVFTLLICGLAVKIAFVPLHGWLPAAMVAPAPVSALLHAVAVVKAGAFGILRVVQDVYGKDFASQLGVLDPLAAVVVATIIFGSLRALMQSELKRRLAYSTVSQVSYIALGAVVLGPLATVGGLAHLVHQGIMKITLFFCAGIFARSRNIHRVDQMDGLGRTMPVTMALFTIASLGMIGVPPVAGFVSKWYLAQGGIQAGQDWVVAVLILSSLLNAAYFLPILHRAWFRPCLGAPGDEMPEAASNGAWKAPPGMCRIFEAPWMLLLPTLATALFSLAAGVFAGWEWSPLGVAKIISAGRGAFP is encoded by the coding sequence ATGACCATGGGGTTTTGGTTGCCGCTGATCGTCCTGTGCAGTTCCCTGTTCACCGGGCTGATCATCTTCCTCCTGCCAGAGGATCGTTCAGGGTTGCGAACCCTGCTGAACATGACCGGGGCCACTGTAAAAGTGATCGGTGTCTTTGCTATGGCCTGGGGTGTTCTGGCCCAGGGGGTCGACTATGAAGTCCGTTTTGCCATGGGACTGGGTTTCGACTTTCTGCTCAAGGTGGATTTGCTCTCCCTGGCTTTTGTATCGCTGTCCAGTAACCTCTGGTTTCTAACCACCCTCTATGCGGTGGGCTACCTGGAGGGATCGCCAAATCGAAGCCGGTTTTTCGGGTTCTTCAGCCTGTGCGTGACTGCGTCCACCGGTGTGGCCCTGGCCGGCAACCTGATTACCTTCTTCATTTTTTACGAGTTCCTGACCCTGGTCACCTATCCCTTGGTGGTTCATCAAGGCACGCCGCAAGCTCTGGCCGCCGGACGGACGTATCTCTGGTATGCCATGAGCGCTGGAGCCGTGCTGTTTTTGGGAGTGGTCGGACTGCAAACCCTGGCCGGTCCCTTTGACTTTATTTCCGGCGGGGTCCTGGCGGCCATGGATCAAATCGGAACATGGGAAGCCCGGGTTGTTTTTACGTTGTTGATCTGCGGGCTGGCAGTGAAGATCGCCTTTGTGCCCCTGCATGGCTGGCTGCCCGCGGCCATGGTCGCACCTGCGCCGGTCAGCGCGCTGCTGCACGCCGTAGCCGTGGTCAAGGCCGGAGCCTTCGGCATCCTGCGAGTGGTTCAGGACGTCTATGGCAAGGACTTCGCGAGCCAACTCGGAGTGCTGGACCCCCTGGCCGCAGTGGTGGTGGCTACGATTATCTTTGGTTCCCTGCGGGCATTGATGCAAAGCGAGCTAAAGCGCCGTTTGGCATATTCCACGGTCAGTCAGGTGTCATATATCGCCCTTGGTGCCGTGGTTCTTGGCCCCCTGGCCACGGTGGGAGGGTTGGCCCATCTGGTTCACCAAGGGATCATGAAAATCACCCTGTTTTTTTGTGCCGGAATTTTTGCCCGCTCCCGAAATATTCACCGCGTTGACCAGATGGACGGTTTGGGCCGGACCATGCCCGTGACCATGGCCTTGTTCACTATCGCCTCCCTCGGCATGATCGGCGTGCCTCCGGTGGCCGGCTTTGTCAGTAAATGGTACCTGGCCCAGGGCGGAATCCAGGCTGGTCAAGACTGGGTGGTGGCGGTTTTGATCCTTAGCAGCCTGCTCAACGCGGCCTATTTTTTACCTATCCTGCACCGGGCCTGGTTTCGGCCCTGCTTGGGGGCCCCCGGAGATGAAATGCCGGAAGCCGCTTCCAATGGGGCCTGGAAAGCACCCCCAGGTATGTGCCGGATCTTTGAAGCACCGTGGATGCTTCTGCTGCCTACCTTGGCCACGGCTCTTTTTTCCTTGGCTGCCGGGGTTTTCGCCGGTTGGGAATGGAGTCCGTTGGGTGTTGCGAAAATCATCAGCGCCGGTCGGGGGGCATTTCCGTGA
- a CDS encoding complex I subunit 5 family protein, translated as MIWLGVIGFPLLVCCLLGFGRVRDVAAGPGLWLAPLPALGLALFVEGGAPGFFPALFLETTLHFGTYGRLFLFLTAVLWTAAGVFAWSAAQGVSGGRDRIRFAFFFLVTLTGNLGVCLAQDLASFYVFFATMSFAAYGLIVHDQSPKALYAGKIYLIMAVVGEVLLATAFFYAGILGDSLLFTDAAQALTDPNAGYAQSTLGSTLVFSLAVAGFGIKAGVIGLHLWLPLAHPAAPTAASAVLSGVMIKIGLLGWLQLFPLVAGQPAWGMVLAWLGLSGAVYAVAAGFTQHDPKTILAYSSVSQIGLMTMAVGFILAAPSHQHGEASLVNSVPLAGLLLFVLVHGLAKAALFLGVGVAKATPGQATHRRWVLAGLAAVGLVLAGAPFTGGALVKQTLKSAAEQLPPIWSEFFSAVLPLTAVGTTLLMAMFLWRIWQVMTAESLPHGVHSKTADDMKKVKPMRGMVLAWGGLLLLVVALLPWASLLFPEVINALPGLSGKGWKGVWDGLWPIILGLIASGMFLRLNRGGGEGNGLGDLVLSALERRASRLHAWWGSSPYCDPTCGTINLVAWSDRILQSRWMQTVPDRIERRLRYWHTVGVLFVGFVLAFIAVTWWSGR; from the coding sequence ATGATCTGGCTGGGCGTCATCGGCTTTCCGCTCCTTGTATGCTGCCTGCTTGGTTTTGGCCGAGTGCGGGATGTGGCCGCCGGTCCAGGGCTTTGGCTCGCTCCGTTGCCGGCTCTGGGGCTGGCCCTGTTCGTTGAGGGAGGAGCACCTGGTTTTTTTCCGGCCTTGTTTTTGGAAACCACGCTTCACTTCGGAACATATGGGCGGCTTTTTCTGTTCCTGACCGCCGTGCTGTGGACAGCAGCCGGAGTGTTTGCCTGGTCCGCGGCGCAGGGCGTGTCCGGTGGCCGGGATCGAATCCGTTTCGCTTTCTTTTTTTTGGTCACCCTGACGGGCAACCTCGGGGTTTGCCTGGCCCAGGACCTTGCCTCCTTTTATGTCTTTTTTGCCACGATGAGTTTTGCCGCCTATGGGTTGATCGTCCACGATCAATCTCCCAAGGCGCTGTATGCCGGGAAAATCTATCTGATCATGGCCGTAGTCGGGGAGGTTCTGCTGGCGACGGCTTTTTTTTACGCCGGAATCCTCGGTGACAGTCTGCTCTTCACTGACGCGGCGCAAGCGCTGACAGACCCGAATGCAGGATATGCCCAATCGACTCTGGGGTCGACCCTGGTCTTCTCACTGGCCGTGGCTGGTTTCGGAATCAAGGCCGGGGTGATCGGGTTGCATCTCTGGCTGCCTTTGGCCCACCCGGCGGCGCCCACCGCGGCCAGCGCGGTCCTCAGCGGGGTGATGATCAAGATCGGCCTGTTGGGCTGGCTGCAATTGTTTCCCCTCGTTGCCGGGCAGCCCGCCTGGGGAATGGTGCTGGCCTGGCTGGGCTTGTCCGGTGCGGTCTACGCCGTAGCCGCCGGCTTCACCCAGCATGATCCAAAAACCATCCTGGCCTATTCCAGCGTCAGTCAGATAGGGCTGATGACCATGGCCGTAGGCTTTATCCTGGCCGCCCCAAGTCACCAGCATGGTGAAGCGTCCTTGGTTAATTCTGTGCCCCTGGCTGGGCTCCTGTTGTTCGTGCTGGTCCACGGCCTGGCCAAGGCTGCCCTTTTTCTCGGCGTAGGCGTGGCCAAGGCGACACCTGGGCAGGCAACCCATCGGCGATGGGTTCTGGCCGGCCTGGCTGCCGTGGGATTGGTCCTGGCTGGGGCGCCGTTCACCGGTGGAGCCCTGGTCAAACAGACCCTGAAATCCGCAGCAGAACAGTTACCGCCGATCTGGAGTGAATTTTTCAGTGCGGTGTTGCCCCTGACCGCCGTGGGCACGACTCTGCTGATGGCCATGTTTCTCTGGCGGATCTGGCAGGTCATGACTGCAGAGAGTTTGCCGCACGGAGTGCATTCCAAGACTGCTGACGATATGAAAAAAGTGAAGCCAATGCGGGGAATGGTTTTAGCCTGGGGCGGACTTTTGCTTCTGGTGGTGGCCTTGCTTCCTTGGGCATCATTGCTGTTCCCGGAAGTCATCAATGCATTGCCTGGACTTTCTGGAAAGGGCTGGAAGGGCGTCTGGGACGGACTATGGCCCATTATCCTGGGATTGATAGCGTCTGGAATGTTTCTCCGACTGAACCGAGGGGGCGGAGAAGGTAACGGGTTGGGTGATCTGGTCCTGTCAGCCCTGGAACGCAGGGCGTCCCGTCTGCACGCCTGGTGGGGCAGCAGTCCATACTGCGATCCGACATGTGGGACCATCAATCTCGTGGCTTGGTCGGACCGGATCCTGCAAAGCCGCTGGATGCAAACCGTGCCGGATCGGATCGAACGGCGGCTACGTTATTGGCATACCGTGGGTGTGTTGTTCGTCGGGTTTGTACTGGCTTTTATTGCCGTGACCTGGTGGAGTGGGCGGTAG
- a CDS encoding type II toxin-antitoxin system Phd/YefM family antitoxin, producing the protein MPTNLVLADVTASISDLKKNPMKTVEAGDGFAVAILNRNKPAFYCVPSSAYEALMDRLEDLELNALADARKDQPEVEVSLDEL; encoded by the coding sequence ATGCCGACAAATCTCGTTCTTGCTGATGTTACGGCCAGCATATCCGATCTTAAGAAAAATCCCATGAAGACCGTGGAGGCGGGTGATGGCTTTGCCGTGGCGATTTTGAACCGGAACAAGCCGGCCTTTTACTGTGTTCCGTCGTCGGCCTATGAGGCCCTAATGGACAGGCTGGAAGACCTGGAGTTGAACGCATTGGCCGATGCCCGCAAGGATCAGCCGGAAGTGGAAGTGTCTCTCGATGAATTATAA
- a CDS encoding type II toxin-antitoxin system RelE family toxin has protein sequence MNYKLRFKEQALKEWQKLDEPLRGQFKRKLQERLNNPHIPASRLSGSANRYKIKLKSVGYRLVYEVRDAVFVVVVIAVGKRERGSVYKMAAKR, from the coding sequence ATGAATTATAAGCTGCGGTTCAAGGAGCAAGCCTTGAAGGAGTGGCAAAAGCTGGACGAACCTCTTCGAGGTCAATTCAAACGAAAGCTCCAGGAGAGGCTGAACAACCCGCATATCCCCGCCTCCCGCCTGTCCGGAAGCGCTAACCGATATAAGATAAAGCTGAAAAGTGTCGGGTATCGTCTGGTCTATGAAGTCCGTGACGCGGTTTTCGTGGTCGTGGTCATCGCAGTGGGGAAGCGTGAGCGTGGTTCGGTTTACAAGATGGCGGCGAAGCGCTGA
- a CDS encoding Na+/H+ antiporter subunit E, producing the protein MKNSSESTERLISPWSIPGRDSILARILGFSLLWWIVIEGGTFFSVLGLLGIGLAVLTSFYLSPSRTWRVRPLAVLRFLPYFFWQSLLGGLDVASRAMRLRVEVSPTVIPHVLHLNTEVARVLFLWVVSLLPGTAAVDIQGDQVSIHALDQRLATPGALRNLEERVAALFRIDA; encoded by the coding sequence GTGAAGAATTCATCTGAATCGACTGAGCGTTTGATATCGCCATGGAGCATTCCCGGTCGGGACAGTATCTTGGCCCGGATATTGGGGTTCAGTCTGCTCTGGTGGATAGTGATCGAGGGCGGGACATTTTTCTCCGTGCTGGGACTGCTCGGGATCGGGCTTGCAGTGCTGACCAGCTTTTATCTATCGCCTTCGCGAACCTGGCGCGTGCGGCCTCTGGCCGTGCTCCGTTTTCTGCCGTATTTTTTCTGGCAATCATTGCTGGGCGGCCTGGACGTTGCCTCGCGGGCCATGCGTTTGCGGGTGGAGGTGTCGCCCACCGTGATTCCTCACGTCCTTCATTTAAATACCGAGGTGGCCCGAGTGCTCTTCCTCTGGGTGGTCAGCCTTCTACCCGGAACTGCAGCCGTGGATATCCAGGGTGACCAGGTCAGCATTCATGCCTTGGACCAACGTCTCGCCACCCCCGGGGCATTGCGGAATCTGGAAGAAAGAGTCGCGGCATTGTTTCGCATTGACGCTTGA